The following coding sequences lie in one Vibrio casei genomic window:
- a CDS encoding SRPBCC family protein: MPQVNRSALVSFSAKQMYDLVNDVEKYPEFLPGCSGSKLIESSEGALVASVDVSKAGIKKTFITSNTMIPDRRIELALVDGPFKSLKGFWVFTPLDDFACKVELNLTFEFSNKLIELAFGKIFNDLTNNMVNSFTLRAKDIYCSN; this comes from the coding sequence ATGCCGCAGGTTAATCGTTCAGCTTTGGTTTCGTTTAGTGCTAAGCAAATGTATGATTTGGTCAACGATGTTGAAAAATATCCAGAATTTTTACCCGGCTGTTCTGGATCGAAGTTAATTGAATCGAGTGAAGGAGCTTTAGTTGCATCAGTTGATGTGTCGAAGGCAGGAATAAAGAAAACATTTATCACCTCAAATACAATGATACCGGATCGACGTATAGAGTTGGCGTTGGTAGATGGACCATTTAAGTCTTTAAAAGGGTTTTGGGTGTTTACACCATTGGATGATTTTGCGTGTAAAGTTGAGCTTAATTTAACATTTGAATTTTCAAATAAATTGATTGAATTGGCGTTTGGAAAAATCTTTAATGATTTAACCAATAATATGGTGAATTCATTTACATTACGCGCCAAAGATATTTACTGTAGTAATTGA
- a CDS encoding RnfH family protein — protein sequence MSDSPMIHVEVVYALPHEQKVFELAVESDLTVQDIIEQSGVLLAYPEIDLNENKVGVFSRNVKLDATVRDKDRIEIYRPLLADPKEIRRKRAEQAKNQTKTK from the coding sequence ATGAGCGATAGCCCAATGATTCATGTGGAAGTGGTCTACGCTTTACCCCATGAACAAAAAGTATTTGAATTAGCAGTGGAATCAGATTTAACCGTTCAAGATATTATTGAACAGTCTGGCGTTTTGTTAGCTTACCCTGAAATTGATTTAAACGAGAACAAAGTCGGAGTATTCAGCCGTAATGTGAAGTTAGATGCTACTGTGAGGGATAAAGATCGGATAGAAATTTATCGGCCATTATTAGCTGATCCTAAAGAAATTCGTCGTAAACGAGCGGAGCAAGCGAAAAATCAGACTAAAACGAAATAA
- the bamE gene encoding outer membrane protein assembly factor BamE has product MHFKKWITIIPLVSTLLLSGCSLIEPLVYRIDIAQGNYVEQPDVDKLRIGMTKEQVRYVLGSPMLVQNGYPDTWFYIYHFTHGHDDSVQKNFVVKFDSQSQKLAAASGDFEVSSEFNTPLN; this is encoded by the coding sequence ATGCATTTTAAAAAGTGGATAACGATTATCCCTTTAGTTTCAACACTTTTATTATCTGGCTGTAGCCTAATTGAGCCTTTGGTTTATCGTATAGATATTGCCCAAGGTAATTATGTTGAGCAACCCGATGTTGACAAACTACGAATTGGCATGACAAAAGAACAAGTACGATATGTACTGGGTTCGCCAATGTTGGTTCAAAATGGTTATCCAGATACATGGTTTTACATTTACCACTTTACTCATGGGCATGACGATTCAGTACAGAAAAACTTTGTCGTAAAGTTTGACAGTCAATCACAAAAGCTTGCCGCCGCATCTGGTGATTTTGAAGTGAGTTCAGAGTTTAATACACCACTAAACTAA
- the recN gene encoding DNA repair protein RecN — MLSHLSVNNFAIVKSLQLELFKGMTTITGETGAGKSIAIDALSLCLGGRADSNMVRPGEDKIDITAAFVLDNNINATRWLEDNELLEGSECIIRRIITNEGRSRAFINGNPVPLSQLKALGQTLVNIHGQHAHHQLMKPEHQLTLLDQYSGHNQLIQASKEAYSNWRQLQNQLKTLRANSQDNLAQKQLLEYQVKELDELALSENEFEELEQEHKVLSSSGQIALTCQQAINDLYESEDVNALGLLNSVSHALAELVELDPKLSHLPTLLSEAIIQLEETNSELRHYADSIDVDPTRIADVEERFSKVMGTARKHQVHAEDLYQHHQNIKAQIEALDCSEEKFEQLETEVSTKHDLFIQTADKLSKSRCRYAKELNKLISQSMHELSMEKAQFCIDVTADNKHASPMGIDSVNFLVSTNPGQPLQALAKVASGGELSRISLAIQVITAQKVQTPSLIFDEVDVGISGPTASVVGKMLRKLGESTQVLCVTHLPQVAGSGHQQLFVAKQTKSGKTETRIHQLDEGQRIDELARLLGGSTITESTKANAKELLIAA; from the coding sequence ATGCTCTCTCATTTAAGCGTTAATAATTTTGCCATTGTTAAATCTTTACAGCTAGAGCTCTTCAAAGGAATGACAACCATCACCGGAGAAACCGGTGCTGGTAAGTCCATTGCGATTGATGCTTTAAGTTTGTGTCTCGGCGGGCGTGCGGACAGTAATATGGTTCGCCCCGGAGAAGACAAAATCGACATTACCGCAGCATTTGTTCTTGATAACAATATCAACGCAACTCGCTGGTTAGAAGATAATGAATTACTTGAAGGCAGTGAATGTATAATTCGACGTATCATTACCAATGAAGGACGATCTCGAGCTTTCATTAATGGAAATCCCGTACCTTTATCTCAACTAAAAGCGCTTGGCCAAACGTTAGTCAATATTCATGGTCAACACGCTCACCATCAATTAATGAAACCAGAACATCAACTGACCTTATTAGATCAATATTCAGGGCATAACCAACTTATACAAGCAAGTAAAGAAGCGTATTCAAATTGGCGTCAGTTACAAAATCAGCTTAAAACATTACGTGCTAATAGCCAAGATAACCTAGCGCAAAAACAACTATTAGAGTATCAAGTAAAAGAACTTGATGAACTGGCATTAAGCGAAAATGAATTTGAAGAACTAGAACAAGAACATAAAGTCCTTTCAAGTAGTGGCCAAATAGCTTTAACGTGCCAACAAGCCATCAACGATCTTTACGAAAGTGAAGACGTCAACGCATTAGGATTATTAAACTCCGTAAGCCATGCCCTAGCAGAATTGGTTGAGTTAGATCCTAAACTCTCGCATTTACCAACGTTATTATCTGAGGCCATTATTCAGCTAGAAGAAACCAATTCTGAATTACGCCATTATGCCGATAGTATTGACGTCGATCCGACTCGAATTGCAGATGTTGAAGAACGCTTTAGTAAAGTCATGGGTACAGCCCGAAAACATCAGGTTCATGCAGAAGATCTGTATCAACATCACCAAAACATTAAAGCTCAAATAGAAGCTCTCGACTGCTCTGAAGAAAAGTTTGAACAGCTTGAAACTGAGGTATCAACTAAGCATGATCTCTTCATTCAAACCGCTGATAAACTGAGCAAAAGCCGCTGCCGATATGCAAAAGAGTTAAACAAATTAATTTCACAAAGTATGCACGAACTTAGCATGGAAAAAGCACAATTTTGTATTGATGTAACAGCCGACAATAAACATGCTTCACCAATGGGCATTGATAGTGTTAATTTCTTGGTTTCAACCAATCCAGGCCAACCACTACAAGCATTGGCTAAAGTGGCATCCGGTGGTGAGTTATCTCGAATATCACTCGCAATCCAAGTCATTACCGCTCAAAAAGTACAGACTCCAAGCTTAATTTTTGATGAAGTTGATGTTGGTATCAGTGGCCCAACAGCAAGTGTTGTCGGAAAAATGCTGCGTAAACTAGGCGAATCAACACAAGTGCTATGTGTCACTCACTTACCTCAAGTAGCTGGAAGTGGCCATCAACAATTATTTGTTGCCAAACAAACAAAATCAGGAAAAACAGAAACCCGTATCCATCAATTAGATGAAGGACAACGTATTGATGAACTTGCTCGCTTATTAGGTGGTAGCACGATTACCGAATCAACGAAAGCAAATGCGAAAGAATTGCTAATCGCCGCTTAA
- the nadK gene encoding NAD(+) kinase, with the protein MQKPFNVIAIIGKPRDHKAVQTHKELFHWLQEQHYQVLIDDRLVDILTDIPKNVFTSLLDIAQKADLAIVVGGDGNMLGAARILSRFDISVIGVNRGSLGFLTDLNPEDFHESLQNVLKGQYLTEERFLLEAEVHRHGQIKSHNSALNEVVLHPGKIAHMIEFEVYIDERFAFSQRSDGLIVSTPTGSTAYSLSGGGPILSPSLNAISLVPMFPHTLSSRPLVVDGNRKIKLIVSPDNRGTQEVSCDGQISLPVSPGDEIHIFQSPNILKLIHPEDYSYYHVLRHKLGWSSKLF; encoded by the coding sequence ATGCAAAAGCCTTTTAACGTTATCGCCATCATTGGTAAGCCTCGAGATCATAAAGCGGTGCAAACCCATAAAGAGCTTTTCCATTGGTTACAAGAACAACATTATCAAGTTCTGATTGATGATCGCTTAGTGGATATCCTTACCGACATACCCAAAAATGTTTTCACTAGCTTATTAGATATTGCCCAAAAAGCAGATTTAGCTATTGTGGTTGGTGGTGATGGAAATATGCTTGGAGCCGCAAGAATTTTATCTCGATTCGATATTTCCGTTATTGGCGTTAACCGTGGAAGTCTTGGATTTTTAACTGATCTTAACCCAGAAGATTTCCATGAATCGTTACAAAATGTATTAAAAGGGCAATACCTAACCGAAGAACGTTTTTTATTAGAAGCAGAAGTGCATCGTCATGGGCAAATAAAAAGCCACAACTCGGCATTAAATGAAGTGGTTCTCCACCCAGGAAAAATCGCTCATATGATTGAATTTGAAGTTTATATAGATGAACGATTTGCATTTTCACAACGCTCAGATGGCTTAATTGTTTCCACGCCAACAGGCTCTACCGCTTATTCACTATCAGGTGGCGGCCCTATTTTATCACCAAGCTTAAATGCTATTTCATTGGTGCCCATGTTCCCACACACACTTTCTAGTCGACCACTTGTTGTCGATGGGAATAGAAAAATAAAACTTATTGTTTCCCCTGATAACCGTGGTACTCAAGAAGTTAGCTGCGATGGTCAAATATCGCTCCCCGTTTCTCCAGGTGATGAAATCCATATATTCCAAAGCCCCAATATCTTAAAACTTATCCACCCAGAAGATTACAGTTACTACCACGTATTACGACATAAATTAGGTTGGTCTAGTAAATTATTTTAA
- the grpE gene encoding nucleotide exchange factor GrpE — protein MTTEHNKPHGEELKNEEFQVEEVLENEEVEIIGGEGDLDLGDEDDSEQEASLVSQLEAALIASQAQVKEQQDSVLRAKAEVENMRRRSEQEIDKARKYALNKFAEELLPVLDNLERALQAANPEDEAVKAILEGVDMTHKSFVDTVAKFGLEAINPEGETFNPELHQAIGMQESPDHESNTVMIVMQKGYQLNGRVIRPAMVMVAK, from the coding sequence ATGACGACTGAACACAATAAGCCGCACGGCGAAGAGCTAAAAAATGAAGAGTTTCAAGTAGAAGAAGTGCTTGAGAATGAAGAAGTAGAAATCATTGGTGGGGAAGGCGACCTTGATTTAGGTGATGAAGATGACTCTGAACAAGAAGCCTCTTTAGTCTCACAGCTTGAAGCAGCATTGATCGCAAGCCAAGCTCAAGTAAAAGAGCAGCAGGATTCTGTTTTGCGGGCAAAAGCTGAAGTGGAGAATATGCGCCGCCGCAGCGAACAAGAAATTGATAAAGCGCGTAAATACGCACTGAATAAGTTTGCAGAAGAATTATTGCCTGTTCTTGATAACCTAGAACGCGCACTTCAAGCTGCGAATCCAGAAGACGAAGCGGTTAAAGCGATTCTTGAAGGTGTTGATATGACGCACAAATCTTTCGTTGATACGGTGGCTAAATTTGGTTTAGAGGCGATTAACCCAGAAGGTGAAACCTTTAACCCTGAATTACACCAAGCGATTGGTATGCAAGAAAGCCCAGATCATGAATCAAATACCGTGATGATAGTGATGCAAAAAGGTTATCAGTTAAATGGCCGCGTTATTCGCCCTGCCATGGTGATGGTTGCTAAATAA
- the dnaK gene encoding molecular chaperone DnaK — translation MGRIIGIDLGTTNSCVAVLDGDKPRVIENAEGERTTASVVAYTDGETLVGQPAKRQAVTNPENTLFAIKRLIGRRFEDEEVQRDIEIMPYKIVKADNGDAWVEAKGQKMAAPQVSAEILKKMKKTAEDFLGEEVTAAVITVPAYFNDAQRQATKDAGRIAGLEVKRIINEPTAAALAYGLDKKGGDRTIAVYDLGGGTFDISIIEIDEVEGEKTFEVLSTNGDTHLGGEDFDTRLINYLVSEFKNEQGIDLKKDPLAMQRVKEAAEKAKIELSSAQQTDVNLPYVTADATGPKHMNVKVTRSKLESLVEDLVQRSLEPLKVALADADLSVSEITDVILVGGQTRMPMVQKKVAEFFGKEARKDVNPDEAVAIGAAVQGGVLAGDVKDVLLLDVTPLSFGIETMGGVMTKLIEKNTTIPTKANQVFSTAEDNQSAVTIHVLQGERKQASYNKSLGQFNLEGINAAPRGMPQIEVTFDLDADGILNVSAKDKTTGKEQKITIQANGGLTDEEIEKMVQEAEANKEADKKFEELVTTRNQADQMVHGTRKQMEEAGDALPEEDKTNIEKAIGELERVKSGDDKEAIDAKVQELAAAAQKLMEIAQQKAQQAEGGEQAKPEDDVVDAEFEEVKDEDKK, via the coding sequence ATGGGTAGAATTATTGGTATTGATTTAGGTACAACTAACTCATGTGTTGCTGTATTAGACGGCGACAAACCACGCGTAATTGAAAATGCTGAAGGCGAACGCACAACAGCATCAGTGGTAGCGTATACCGATGGCGAAACATTAGTAGGCCAACCTGCAAAACGCCAAGCGGTCACTAACCCTGAAAACACATTGTTCGCGATCAAACGTTTGATCGGTCGTCGTTTCGAAGACGAAGAAGTACAGCGTGATATTGAAATCATGCCTTATAAGATAGTTAAAGCAGATAACGGTGATGCATGGGTTGAAGCAAAAGGCCAAAAAATGGCGGCTCCTCAAGTATCGGCTGAAATCTTGAAAAAAATGAAAAAAACCGCTGAGGATTTCCTTGGTGAAGAAGTAACAGCAGCAGTCATTACTGTTCCTGCATACTTCAACGATGCTCAACGTCAAGCAACGAAAGATGCTGGCCGTATCGCAGGTTTAGAAGTTAAACGTATCATCAACGAACCAACAGCGGCAGCACTTGCTTACGGTCTTGATAAAAAAGGCGGCGACCGCACTATCGCAGTTTACGACCTTGGTGGTGGTACATTCGATATCTCTATTATCGAAATTGATGAAGTTGAAGGCGAGAAAACCTTCGAAGTTCTTTCTACTAATGGTGATACACACTTAGGTGGTGAAGACTTTGATACGCGTTTAATCAACTACTTAGTATCTGAGTTTAAAAATGAGCAAGGCATCGATCTTAAGAAAGATCCACTGGCTATGCAACGTGTGAAAGAAGCGGCTGAGAAAGCGAAGATTGAGTTATCTTCAGCACAACAAACAGACGTGAACTTACCATACGTGACAGCGGATGCGACTGGTCCTAAGCACATGAACGTAAAAGTAACTCGTTCTAAACTAGAATCTCTAGTTGAAGACCTAGTTCAACGTTCACTTGAGCCACTAAAAGTTGCTCTTGCAGATGCTGACCTATCAGTAAGTGAAATTACTGACGTTATCTTAGTGGGTGGTCAAACTCGTATGCCTATGGTTCAGAAGAAAGTTGCTGAATTCTTTGGTAAAGAAGCGCGTAAAGACGTGAACCCTGATGAAGCTGTGGCTATTGGTGCTGCGGTTCAAGGTGGTGTACTTGCGGGGGACGTGAAAGACGTGCTTCTACTAGACGTTACGCCTCTATCTTTCGGTATTGAAACGATGGGTGGTGTAATGACTAAACTGATTGAGAAAAACACCACGATTCCAACAAAAGCGAATCAAGTGTTCTCAACAGCCGAAGACAACCAAAGCGCAGTAACGATTCACGTATTACAAGGTGAGCGTAAGCAAGCATCTTATAACAAGTCTCTAGGTCAATTTAACCTAGAAGGCATTAATGCTGCGCCACGTGGTATGCCTCAAATCGAAGTGACTTTCGATTTGGATGCGGATGGTATCTTGAATGTGTCAGCAAAAGATAAAACGACCGGTAAAGAGCAAAAAATCACGATTCAAGCGAATGGTGGCTTAACCGACGAAGAAATCGAGAAAATGGTACAAGAAGCCGAAGCTAACAAAGAAGCCGACAAAAAGTTCGAAGAGTTAGTGACGACTCGTAACCAAGCTGACCAAATGGTTCACGGTACTCGTAAGCAAATGGAAGAAGCGGGTGATGCACTTCCTGAAGAAGATAAAACTAACATCGAAAAAGCCATTGGCGAACTAGAGCGTGTTAAATCTGGTGACGACAAAGAAGCGATCGATGCAAAAGTTCAAGAGTTAGCAGCTGCAGCTCAAAAACTGATGGAAATTGCTCAACAGAAAGCACAACAAGCGGAAGGTGGCGAACAAGCAAAACCTGAAGATGATGTTGTTGACGCTGAGTTTGAAGAAGTTAAAGACGAAGACAAAAAATAA